In one window of Nesterenkonia sandarakina DNA:
- a CDS encoding glycosyltransferase, producing MILRSGSTRSLRGLRQRLTRTHKAAIGVFIVVATLSTAAAVLQWWPVVVVGISAMLLLSLGVSIYGFSSVSRRLLAQTSDISRQLRRDRKAQTLVTPAVSGKHDSTTGYWAQQVRSVKGQLSWFTTLAIRNRLIGARDVLAHAATNGHHDFTQLGDLLESWRIPMYRERAERELIGNTWKPGLINLARVLYSQRDTEMDLLDALSIYELLHHEHGPKVLSGVDRSYYADLLTWKKRFPEAIEVLESAPAQGADRHYGQGFLRLNAINPNVTSDPRRRFEWLESINTLLSESGLSPIEVKNPDSPSFFELTAETPQAAIPLNEQPLVSVIMPIYEPDDSTDLAIDSLLRQSWRNLEIIVIDDASPTHDRNGVPTGYRDRLQNWAERDDRVRLVFCETNRGAYAVRNDGYDLAQGLFVTIADKDDWHHPQKIELQATELLSDSSVKANLGNWVRVSEDLEFLLRWGPDRVVHPSFASLMFRREEIQQTLGYWDTVRKSGDGEFKFRFQLVYGVDLQPTIKAPLAFSLMGSGNLTSSDLGLGFRHDDRHAYQRAYRDWHRKIERGEATPYMPKHPEVRPFVAPPSFLPEKPSEPADYDVIYLSEFGFEAGNSSVLLQEITTCLDAGLKVGVIPIENGLIPSASKRHFVPALERLVLDGRVDRLAVAQSARTKLLLIRWPACMQLALGTRSKLVAERVLVVANHMPYELAGDRRSYDVRAVTRNVSATFGAAPEWAAESERLREYIQDLVPSGQLAPGAWKGITVPLELEARSTRLPSEERTPVIGRHGRDHPGKWPSTKSDFLKTYPVDGSVEVAILGGAGTPIKAGWLPEELPPSWTVHPFNGIEVSDYLRSLDFFVYYHSDDLVEAFGMAILEAMNHGVVCVLPPHFEPVFGEGAVYATPRNVQATISGLWDPQRYEEQRQKGLDFVREECSPSAYIARLRSYGIDPA from the coding sequence TTGATTTTGCGTTCAGGTTCGACGCGTTCGCTGCGTGGTCTTCGTCAACGACTCACGCGGACCCACAAGGCCGCGATCGGGGTCTTCATCGTTGTTGCGACGCTCAGCACGGCGGCTGCCGTTCTGCAGTGGTGGCCGGTCGTCGTCGTCGGGATCTCAGCGATGCTGCTGCTCTCGCTGGGGGTCTCCATCTATGGGTTCAGCAGCGTTTCCCGACGGCTGCTCGCCCAGACCAGCGACATCTCCCGGCAGCTGCGCAGGGACCGCAAGGCTCAGACTCTCGTCACTCCGGCCGTCTCCGGCAAACACGACTCCACCACAGGGTATTGGGCGCAGCAGGTTCGCTCGGTCAAGGGGCAGCTTTCCTGGTTCACCACACTGGCCATCCGCAACCGGTTGATCGGAGCACGCGATGTCCTGGCGCACGCTGCCACCAACGGCCACCACGACTTCACCCAGTTGGGTGATCTCCTGGAATCCTGGCGCATCCCGATGTACCGGGAGAGGGCCGAGAGGGAGCTCATCGGCAACACCTGGAAGCCGGGGCTGATCAACCTCGCCCGCGTGCTGTATTCCCAGCGCGACACCGAGATGGACCTGCTGGATGCCTTGAGCATCTACGAGCTGCTGCACCATGAGCACGGTCCGAAGGTCCTCTCCGGAGTAGATCGCTCATATTACGCCGACCTGCTGACCTGGAAGAAGCGCTTCCCTGAAGCGATCGAGGTGCTGGAGTCAGCACCTGCTCAGGGTGCCGACCGTCACTACGGCCAGGGCTTCCTGAGGCTCAACGCCATCAACCCCAACGTGACCTCGGACCCGCGACGTCGATTCGAATGGCTCGAGTCCATCAACACGCTGCTCAGCGAGAGCGGGCTCAGCCCCATCGAGGTGAAGAATCCCGACTCTCCCTCATTCTTCGAGCTCACCGCTGAGACTCCGCAGGCGGCGATTCCGCTCAACGAGCAGCCCCTGGTCAGCGTCATCATGCCGATCTACGAGCCCGATGACTCCACCGACCTCGCCATTGACTCCCTGCTGCGGCAGAGTTGGCGAAACCTGGAGATCATCGTCATCGACGATGCCTCCCCCACACATGACCGCAACGGGGTTCCCACCGGATATCGAGACCGGTTGCAGAACTGGGCCGAGAGAGATGACCGAGTCCGGCTGGTGTTCTGTGAGACGAACCGTGGCGCCTACGCCGTGCGCAACGACGGCTACGACCTCGCCCAGGGCCTCTTCGTCACGATCGCGGACAAGGACGACTGGCACCACCCGCAGAAGATCGAGCTGCAGGCGACTGAACTGCTCAGCGACAGCTCCGTCAAGGCGAACCTCGGCAACTGGGTGCGCGTGAGTGAAGATCTCGAATTCCTGCTCCGGTGGGGTCCCGACCGTGTGGTCCACCCGAGCTTCGCGTCGCTGATGTTCCGCCGAGAGGAGATCCAGCAGACCCTGGGCTATTGGGACACCGTGCGCAAATCCGGCGACGGCGAATTCAAGTTCCGCTTCCAGCTCGTCTACGGCGTGGACCTGCAGCCGACGATCAAAGCACCGCTCGCCTTCTCCCTGATGGGCAGCGGGAACCTCACAAGCTCGGATCTGGGACTGGGCTTCCGTCACGACGACCGGCATGCCTACCAGCGCGCATACCGGGACTGGCATCGGAAGATCGAACGCGGTGAAGCCACCCCCTATATGCCGAAGCACCCCGAGGTTCGGCCCTTCGTCGCACCCCCGAGCTTCCTGCCTGAGAAACCCTCAGAACCTGCGGACTATGACGTCATCTACCTCTCGGAGTTCGGCTTCGAAGCTGGCAACTCCAGCGTGCTGCTCCAGGAGATCACGACCTGCCTGGATGCCGGCCTGAAGGTCGGTGTGATCCCGATCGAGAATGGCCTCATCCCCTCCGCATCGAAGCGCCACTTCGTTCCCGCACTGGAACGCCTCGTCCTCGACGGACGAGTCGATCGGCTTGCTGTGGCGCAGTCCGCGCGCACGAAGCTGCTCCTGATCCGGTGGCCGGCATGCATGCAGCTGGCACTTGGAACCCGCTCGAAGCTGGTTGCCGAGCGGGTACTCGTGGTGGCCAACCACATGCCCTATGAACTTGCCGGCGATCGCCGCAGCTACGATGTGCGAGCAGTCACCCGCAACGTCTCGGCGACGTTCGGGGCAGCCCCCGAGTGGGCAGCGGAGAGTGAACGGCTGCGCGAATACATCCAGGACCTCGTTCCTTCCGGCCAGCTCGCCCCGGGCGCCTGGAAGGGCATCACCGTCCCGCTCGAACTCGAAGCACGCAGCACCAGGCTCCCGTCTGAAGAACGAACCCCAGTGATCGGGCGTCACGGACGGGATCATCCGGGCAAGTGGCCTTCGACGAAGTCGGACTTCCTCAAGACCTACCCGGTCGACGGCTCAGTCGAGGTCGCGATCCTTGGCGGCGCAGGCACACCCATCAAGGCCGGCTGGCTGCCCGAGGAGCTTCCGCCGAGCTGGACGGTGCACCCCTTCAACGGCATCGAGGTATCGGATTACCTGCGCAGCCTCGACTTCTTCGTGTACTACCACAGCGACGACCTCGTCGAAGCCTTCGGGATGGCGATTCTCGAGGCGATGAACCACGGCGTCGTCTGCGTGCTCCCGCCACATTTCGAGCCGGTCTTCGGAGAGGGCGCCGTCTACGCGACGCCGCGAAACGTGCAGGCCACGATCAGCGGGCTCTGGGACCCCCAGCGCTACGAGGAGCAGCGCCAGAAGGGTCTAGATTTCGTGCGCGAGGAGTGCAGTCCCTCCGCGTACATCGCTCGGCTTCGGTCGTACGGGATCGATCCTGCGTAG
- the smc gene encoding chromosome segregation protein SMC: MHLKTLTVRGFKSFASATTFEFEPGVTAVVGPNGSGKSNVVDALAWVMGEQGAKSLRGGTMEDVIFAGTAERQPLGRASVALTIDNSDGALPIEYSEVTISRTMFRAGGSEYTINGAKCRLLDIQELLSDSGLGREMHVIVGQGQLDQILQATPEQRRGFIEEAAGVLKHRRRRERSVRKLESMQSNLARLEDLISEISRQLAPLGRQARVARRAQRIQHDLRDSLSRLIADDLLSAATALNESSQGEQADREAAEALRDSLAAQDAEITELEKQAAEQRAHAEQLLAGHHRLEQVQERLRSVASLAEERARSLHASARVQHTGRDPEELRAQAQSVSAQAEELAAEVAAAQERLDRSSSARAAAEDALKDEETRLTEQLRAVADRRAGLATLRGRVDTAQGRIDAAQARRRRAEDQRETARAAQQRARGDFAELEQRVAGVETGEQDLDAAYEAAHQRLQTLREAYDEQLAQQQRLRTSISEDKARLSGLSAARSPRDGAAALLKDKAAEVDAPLAQRLRITPGWETAIAACLGSLDTALIVKDADTAAAALDWLAAESAGRAHLIHPVASESMDAEPQPAAAADSAAASTSAAVPAPTQLPEGAVWAEEVVSIAADLRGPVLGALTGVVLCTDPAQASAVLQRPEVRTAVTTTGIILRPGERIGGTALENSDVAITAQITELSEVLQRREAELELLTQACASQESDLNAAELAVEQTLQALHANDAEMHATTEQLGRLHAELAQSAERIEHSEQEIHEAEESTAQAQQLLQEAQQRLDAAQSQDTEEEPSSVERDRLSAAATAQRRQEVDSRLELRAAQEQHKQILERAAALRRSATAEQARREEAQKVARARSSRAAQAEAVQAEAEAAFQALVGVLERSQHTRLAAEDAGRQTQERTRTLRQARRNEAAELETLTAALHQAELTRTELRLSLEAAEARGLEELSLTPEYLIEHYGPDQLVPEPEDGSPTRADESPGSGESVKPDESAGTGENALPADPVESGVPYDRSAQEKRLAQARRELKALGKVNPLALEEHSALQERHTYLQEQLSDLKKSRQDLLEIIAEVDATVERVFTEAWLDTKVQFERVFARLFPGGEGRLELTNPEDMLNTGIEVQARPPGKRIRRLSLLSGGERSLTAVALLVAIFKARPSPFYVMDEVEAALDDTNLSRLLVIFEELRESSQLIIITHQKRTMEIADALYGVSMRQDGSTRVVSQRIGAPTELTTPQ, translated from the coding sequence GTGCATCTGAAGACCCTCACGGTCCGTGGATTCAAGTCCTTCGCCTCGGCCACGACCTTCGAGTTCGAACCCGGAGTCACCGCCGTGGTGGGCCCCAACGGCTCGGGCAAGTCCAATGTGGTCGACGCGCTGGCCTGGGTCATGGGCGAGCAGGGCGCGAAGTCGCTGCGCGGGGGCACCATGGAGGACGTCATCTTCGCCGGCACCGCCGAGCGCCAGCCGCTGGGCAGGGCCTCGGTCGCGCTGACCATCGATAATTCCGACGGCGCGCTGCCGATCGAATACTCCGAGGTCACGATCTCGCGGACCATGTTCCGCGCCGGAGGCAGCGAGTACACCATCAACGGCGCCAAGTGCCGGCTGTTGGACATCCAGGAGCTGCTCTCAGATTCCGGGCTCGGCCGGGAGATGCACGTGATCGTCGGGCAGGGTCAGCTGGACCAGATCCTGCAGGCCACACCGGAACAGCGCCGAGGCTTCATCGAAGAGGCCGCCGGTGTGCTCAAACACCGGCGCCGCAGAGAGCGCAGCGTCCGCAAGCTCGAATCGATGCAGAGCAACCTCGCTCGCCTGGAAGATCTGATCAGCGAGATCTCTCGGCAGCTCGCGCCGCTGGGACGCCAGGCGCGGGTGGCGCGCCGGGCGCAGCGCATCCAGCACGACCTGCGCGATTCGCTCTCTCGCCTGATCGCGGATGACCTGCTCAGCGCCGCCACCGCCCTGAACGAATCCAGCCAGGGAGAACAGGCCGACCGGGAAGCGGCCGAAGCGCTGCGCGACTCACTGGCCGCCCAGGACGCAGAGATCACCGAGCTGGAGAAGCAGGCGGCCGAGCAGCGAGCTCACGCCGAGCAGCTTTTGGCAGGTCACCACCGGCTGGAGCAGGTCCAGGAGCGGCTGCGCTCCGTGGCCTCTCTTGCTGAGGAACGCGCACGCAGCCTGCACGCCTCGGCCCGGGTCCAGCACACCGGTCGCGATCCGGAGGAGCTGCGAGCTCAGGCCCAGAGCGTCAGCGCGCAGGCCGAGGAGCTCGCCGCAGAAGTCGCTGCGGCCCAGGAACGCCTGGACCGCAGCTCCTCAGCTCGCGCCGCCGCCGAGGACGCCCTCAAAGACGAAGAGACGCGCCTGACCGAGCAGCTGCGCGCCGTTGCGGACCGCCGGGCCGGGCTCGCCACGCTGCGCGGCCGGGTGGACACCGCTCAGGGCCGGATCGACGCCGCCCAGGCTCGCCGCCGGCGTGCCGAGGACCAGCGCGAGACGGCGCGAGCCGCTCAGCAGCGAGCCCGAGGGGATTTCGCCGAGCTGGAACAGCGCGTCGCCGGCGTGGAGACCGGCGAGCAGGACCTCGACGCCGCCTACGAGGCGGCGCATCAGCGCCTTCAGACGCTGCGTGAGGCCTACGACGAGCAGCTCGCCCAGCAGCAACGGCTGCGCACCAGCATCAGCGAGGACAAGGCGAGGCTCTCCGGGCTCTCCGCCGCCCGCTCACCGCGCGACGGGGCCGCAGCGCTGCTGAAGGACAAGGCCGCAGAGGTCGACGCCCCGCTGGCCCAGCGGCTGCGCATCACGCCCGGTTGGGAGACGGCGATCGCCGCCTGTCTGGGCAGCTTGGACACCGCGCTCATCGTGAAGGACGCCGACACCGCCGCCGCCGCCCTGGACTGGTTGGCCGCAGAATCCGCCGGGCGCGCGCACCTGATCCACCCGGTGGCCTCCGAATCCATGGACGCCGAACCCCAGCCCGCTGCCGCTGCCGATTCAGCCGCCGCTTCCACCTCTGCCGCGGTTCCTGCCCCGACGCAGCTGCCTGAGGGCGCGGTGTGGGCGGAAGAGGTGGTCAGCATCGCCGCTGACCTGCGCGGCCCGGTTCTCGGGGCGCTCACCGGTGTCGTGCTGTGCACCGACCCTGCCCAGGCGAGCGCGGTGTTGCAGCGTCCCGAGGTGCGCACGGCGGTGACCACCACTGGGATCATCCTGCGTCCGGGGGAGCGGATCGGCGGCACCGCGCTGGAGAACTCCGATGTGGCCATCACCGCGCAGATCACCGAGCTCAGCGAGGTTCTGCAACGGCGGGAAGCGGAACTGGAGCTGCTCACCCAGGCCTGCGCCTCCCAGGAGTCGGATCTGAACGCCGCGGAGCTCGCGGTCGAGCAGACCCTGCAGGCGCTGCACGCCAACGACGCCGAGATGCATGCGACCACCGAGCAGCTGGGCCGGCTCCACGCCGAGCTGGCGCAGTCTGCCGAGCGGATCGAGCACTCCGAGCAGGAGATCCACGAGGCTGAGGAATCCACCGCCCAGGCGCAGCAGCTGCTGCAGGAGGCGCAGCAGCGACTGGACGCCGCGCAGAGCCAGGACACCGAGGAGGAGCCTTCCAGCGTGGAACGCGACCGGCTCTCGGCCGCGGCCACGGCGCAGCGCCGCCAGGAGGTGGACTCCCGGTTGGAGCTGCGCGCCGCTCAGGAACAGCACAAACAGATCCTGGAACGTGCCGCCGCGCTGCGCCGCAGCGCCACCGCGGAGCAGGCCCGCCGGGAGGAGGCCCAGAAGGTGGCCCGGGCGCGCAGCTCCCGGGCAGCACAGGCAGAGGCCGTCCAGGCGGAGGCCGAGGCGGCCTTCCAAGCCTTGGTCGGAGTCTTGGAACGCTCCCAGCACACCCGCCTGGCTGCCGAGGATGCAGGGCGTCAGACCCAGGAGCGGACCCGCACGCTGCGCCAGGCGCGCCGCAACGAGGCCGCTGAGCTGGAGACGTTGACGGCGGCGCTGCATCAGGCGGAGCTGACCCGCACCGAGCTGCGTCTGAGCCTGGAGGCCGCTGAGGCCCGCGGACTCGAGGAGCTCAGCCTGACCCCGGAATACCTGATCGAGCACTACGGGCCGGACCAGCTGGTGCCCGAGCCGGAAGACGGCTCGCCCACCCGCGCGGATGAATCCCCCGGGTCTGGGGAATCAGTCAAGCCGGACGAATCAGCCGGAACCGGAGAAAACGCGCTGCCAGCGGATCCGGTCGAGTCAGGTGTGCCCTATGACCGGTCCGCCCAGGAGAAGCGGCTCGCTCAGGCCCGCCGCGAGCTCAAGGCGCTGGGCAAGGTGAACCCCCTGGCACTTGAGGAGCACTCCGCGCTCCAGGAACGCCACACCTACCTGCAGGAGCAGCTGAGTGACCTCAAGAAGTCACGGCAGGACCTGCTCGAGATCATCGCCGAGGTCGACGCGACCGTGGAGCGGGTGTTCACCGAGGCCTGGCTTGACACCAAGGTGCAGTTCGAACGGGTCTTCGCCCGGCTCTTCCCCGGTGGCGAGGGCCGTCTGGAGCTGACCAATCCGGAGGACATGCTCAACACAGGGATCGAGGTGCAGGCCAGGCCGCCGGGCAAGAGGATCCGTCGGCTCTCGCTGCTCTCCGGCGGGGAACGCTCGCTGACCGCCGTCGCGCTGCTGGTCGCGATCTTCAAGGCGCGTCCCAGCCCGTTCTACGTGATGGATGAGGTGGAGGCGGCCCTCGACGACACAAACCTGTCCCGGCTGCTGGTGATCTTCGAGGAGCTCCGAGAGTCCTCTCAGCTGATCATCATCACCCACCAGAAGCGCACCATGGAGATCGCCGACGCCCTGTACGGGGTATCGATGCGCCAGGACGGCTCTACCCGCGTGGTCTCTCAGAGGATCGGCGCACCCACCGAGCTCACGACCCCGCAGTAG
- a CDS encoding DUF1801 domain-containing protein: MQPTDTDLETFLSAVTPKVRQRDARTMVGLMRRVTAQEPRLWGSILGFGEYHYRYATGREGDGPAASFAPRRSATTVYLPDGVGAHAEALARLGEHSTGVACLYITRLEQVDLGVLEEIISASYQRVSAATFGSRARDGGMLGEDADRAATAGS; this comes from the coding sequence ATGCAGCCCACCGACACGGACCTTGAGACATTCCTCAGCGCCGTCACCCCCAAGGTCCGGCAGCGCGACGCCCGGACCATGGTGGGGCTGATGCGCCGGGTCACGGCTCAGGAGCCTCGTCTCTGGGGCAGCATCCTGGGATTCGGCGAGTACCACTACCGCTACGCCACGGGGCGCGAGGGTGACGGCCCGGCGGCCTCGTTCGCCCCGCGCCGCTCCGCCACCACGGTCTACCTCCCGGATGGGGTCGGGGCGCACGCCGAGGCGCTGGCGAGGCTGGGCGAGCACAGCACTGGGGTGGCCTGCCTGTACATCACACGGCTGGAGCAGGTGGACCTGGGGGTCCTCGAGGAGATCATCTCAGCCAGCTATCAGCGCGTGAGCGCTGCGACCTTCGGATCTCGCGCACGCGATGGCGGCATGCTCGGCGAGGACGCGGACCGCGCAGCTACTGCGGGGTCGTGA
- a CDS encoding MFS transporter, translating into MTRDAKIGIPPELKVMILSAFVIAIGFGIVAPILPQYASDFGVSAMAVSAVVSAFGLFRLLFAPASGKLTQWLGETPVYVIGLLIVAVSMIATAYAPTYELLLLFRALGGIGSTFFTVSAMTFLARKSPPTIRGRVSGAYASAFLIGNVAGPLVGSGLLVFGQRVPFLVYGAALVVAAGIVFVMLRQSRLEDRGRKEEREKATLAEAWQHRGYRAALTAGFANGWATFGLRNSIVPLFAASAFVGSGWFLDSSQLAGVALATFAAGNVAAVLIFSRRSDRFGRRRPIILGLMISAVATGLLGLAPSPLVLLLLSVIAGAGTGLMNPAQQAAIADIVGSGRNGGSVVSTFQMTQDLGSIVGPLLAGFLVDQLGYAWAFGVTGVILMFGALAWTQAPETLETQEEPVAPAQT; encoded by the coding sequence ATGACACGCGACGCGAAGATCGGGATCCCACCGGAGCTGAAGGTGATGATCCTCTCGGCCTTCGTGATCGCGATCGGCTTCGGCATCGTCGCCCCGATCCTGCCCCAGTACGCCTCGGACTTCGGCGTCTCCGCCATGGCCGTCTCGGCTGTGGTCTCGGCCTTCGGGCTGTTCCGGCTGCTCTTCGCACCGGCCTCGGGCAAGCTCACGCAGTGGTTGGGGGAGACCCCGGTCTATGTGATCGGACTGCTGATCGTCGCGGTGTCCATGATCGCCACCGCCTACGCGCCCACCTACGAGCTGCTGCTGCTCTTCCGGGCGCTCGGCGGCATCGGATCGACCTTCTTCACCGTCTCGGCGATGACCTTCCTGGCCAGGAAATCCCCACCGACCATCCGAGGAAGGGTCTCCGGGGCGTACGCCTCGGCGTTTCTGATCGGCAATGTCGCCGGACCGCTGGTGGGCTCGGGTCTGCTGGTCTTCGGTCAGCGGGTGCCCTTCCTGGTCTACGGAGCGGCGCTGGTGGTCGCGGCGGGCATCGTCTTTGTGATGCTCCGGCAGTCGCGGCTCGAGGACCGGGGCCGCAAGGAGGAGCGGGAGAAGGCGACCCTGGCCGAGGCCTGGCAGCACCGGGGATACCGGGCGGCGCTGACCGCCGGGTTCGCCAACGGGTGGGCGACCTTCGGGCTGCGCAACTCCATCGTGCCGCTCTTCGCGGCCTCGGCCTTCGTCGGGTCCGGGTGGTTCCTGGATTCCAGTCAGTTGGCGGGAGTCGCGCTGGCCACCTTCGCGGCGGGCAACGTGGCCGCGGTGCTGATCTTCTCCCGGCGCTCGGACCGCTTCGGACGACGCCGCCCGATCATCCTCGGGCTGATGATCTCCGCGGTGGCCACCGGGCTGCTCGGCCTGGCGCCCAGCCCGCTGGTGCTGCTGCTGCTCAGCGTGATCGCTGGAGCGGGGACCGGGCTGATGAACCCGGCCCAGCAGGCCGCGATCGCTGACATCGTGGGATCCGGACGCAACGGGGGCTCGGTGGTCTCCACCTTTCAGATGACCCAGGATCTCGGGTCGATCGTGGGGCCGCTGCTGGCCGGGTTCCTGGTGGACCAGCTGGGCTACGCCTGGGCCTTCGGCGTCACCGGGGTGATCCTGATGTTCGGGGCGCTGGCCTGGACACAGGCCCCGGAGACCTTGGAGACCCAGGAGGAGCCGGTCGCGCCCGCGCAGACCTGA
- the wecB gene encoding non-hydrolyzing UDP-N-acetylglucosamine 2-epimerase: protein MKRIMPIYGTRPEAIKMAPIVKALQASDLFECEVTVTGQHREMLDQVNELFGIVPDHDLNIIQPRQTLNGVLTRTVTGLDALFAEHKPDAVVVQGDTTTTTAGAMAAFYSGIPVIHAEAGLRSFNLYSPFPEEANRKMTSQITALHLAPTAQSRANLLREALPAEDIVVTGNTVIDALLEVASKHVPFADPQLEDAAASGREVLLVTTHRRENQGSAMEGVGRALARLADRYPEKLIVLPAHRNPVVREAILPALAGHENVIVTEPLPYGEFTRLMNLATVVLTDSGGVQEEAPSLGKPVLVMRENTERPEAVDAGTVRLIGTAEERVVEEVATLFDDADAYAAMANAVNPYGDGHAAERTVAAIASMFGLGDRLEDFQPQESPAATGGV, encoded by the coding sequence ATGAAGCGAATCATGCCCATCTACGGGACTCGTCCCGAAGCCATCAAGATGGCCCCGATCGTCAAGGCGCTGCAGGCCAGCGATCTCTTCGAGTGTGAGGTCACCGTGACCGGGCAGCACCGCGAGATGCTGGACCAGGTCAATGAGCTCTTCGGGATCGTGCCGGACCACGACTTGAACATCATTCAGCCGCGGCAGACGCTCAACGGCGTGCTCACCCGCACGGTCACCGGCCTGGACGCGCTCTTCGCGGAGCACAAGCCTGACGCCGTCGTCGTCCAGGGTGACACCACGACCACCACCGCCGGGGCGATGGCGGCGTTCTATTCCGGGATCCCGGTGATCCACGCCGAGGCCGGGCTGCGCTCCTTCAACCTCTACTCGCCGTTCCCGGAAGAGGCGAACCGGAAGATGACGAGTCAGATCACGGCGCTGCACCTGGCTCCCACTGCGCAGTCCCGGGCGAACCTGCTGCGCGAGGCGCTGCCGGCCGAGGACATCGTGGTCACCGGCAACACGGTGATCGATGCGCTGCTCGAGGTGGCCAGCAAACACGTGCCCTTCGCGGATCCGCAGCTCGAGGACGCCGCCGCCTCCGGCCGCGAGGTGCTGCTGGTGACCACCCACCGCCGGGAGAACCAGGGCTCCGCGATGGAGGGCGTGGGCCGGGCCCTGGCCCGACTCGCAGATCGCTATCCGGAGAAGCTGATCGTGCTCCCGGCGCACCGCAACCCGGTGGTCCGCGAAGCGATCCTTCCCGCACTTGCCGGTCACGAGAACGTGATCGTCACGGAGCCGCTGCCCTACGGGGAGTTCACCCGGCTGATGAACCTGGCCACCGTAGTGCTCACCGACTCCGGCGGCGTGCAGGAGGAGGCCCCGTCGCTGGGCAAGCCGGTGCTGGTGATGCGGGAGAACACCGAGCGTCCAGAAGCCGTCGACGCCGGGACCGTGCGCCTGATCGGCACCGCCGAAGAACGGGTGGTCGAAGAGGTCGCGACGCTCTTCGACGACGCGGACGCCTACGCGGCCATGGCCAATGCGGTGAACCCCTACGGTGATGGCCACGCGGCCGAGCGCACCGTCGCGGCGATCGCGTCGATGTTCGGTCTCGGGGATCGGCTCGAGGACTTCCAGCCCCAGGAGAGCCCCGCCGCGACCGGCGGAGTGTGA